Proteins found in one Pararge aegeria chromosome 12, ilParAegt1.1, whole genome shotgun sequence genomic segment:
- the LOC120628108 gene encoding uncharacterized protein MAL13P1.304-like: MASMVDHLNKLREERIAREKARIEKLRELNLKKYSSNDFQLPKSSSSVSITAKPRSEVAAVAPTTSKSDTQTIIKNNNSSTKNIFKRPTTALKIHPNKDGGKNISTNNANLTTSKLPEKSKVVISVKTVSNKVCGDVKNRDDNNTKQVSVGKVTIQNTKIPNKVKTNVMNTVNDKKLNNQVENKESEDLKNAKEKGPNEKSIPKVLVTGQANDPDLNTEAETVDDKPLTQIYSETDIQVKKSNLKTAIPVQKLNGAKPLNGYQVINKNNFNSRKSIAVLPKFDNKPKTFNRRKTMLPEPREKSSNTNSTNSKESVFDRLYKPKIVHKQPIDNVTKLKTDPNYLKKVIKDSQLITNRRQTFFEQKAEVRRSISAIHFKRVHKSEISNCIHKWASIGDNINKEDLQNVNEDESLKEEKVISAVKSERKRVKFRTPLPYNFNTPRPEELRSKLQNWCKKKGKSIDSYHHLQCFGLHHLSNGVKPLDVLQFDDADDNKENIALEHDSDNESFLENNNQNGNLDGEDKSQFSADKWRRASNTTDTSDFNESYISTLTSSEAVHHVDELLLGALNDLTELLREGFDWEQCARWLRAVRERFPGAPDSAPYWECRAALEERRGDLHATVQCLEEAIAKGTEQSVVEANLDSLLNKFMQLKISPSSGRSRVEVDPKLVDVKNVFKSTIIRFAVQQAKLRQSNGTPKYTVTPVRRSHRLSRTHTPVRICSTIHQAKELGAEFRPNKALIDSP; the protein is encoded by the exons ATGGCTTCCATGGTTGACCACCTTAACAAGCTGAGAGAGGAACGAATTGCGAGAGAGAAAGCAAGGATAGAAAAG CTAAGAGAACTAAATCTGAAAAAATATAGTAGCAATGATTTCCAACTCCCgaaatcttcttcttctgtatcTATCACTGCCAAACCAAGATCAGAGGTTGCAGCAGTAGCTCCTACCACATCCAAATCTGACACTCAAACTATCatcaaaaacaataatagtagtactaaaaatatttttaaaagaccaACTACAGCGCTTAAAATCCACCCAAATAAAGATGgaggtaaaaatatttcaacaaatAATGCTAATCTAACAACTAGTAAACTTCCTGAGAAAAGTAAAGTAGTCATCTCTGTGAAAACCGTTAGCAACAAAGTATGTGGTGATGTTAAAAATAGAGATGATAACAACACAAAACAGGTTTCGGTCGGAAAAGTTACTATTCAGAACACCAAAATACCTAACAAAGTTAAAACTAATGTGATGAACActgtaaatgataaaaaattaaataatcaagttgaaaataaagaaagtgaagatttaaaaaatgctAAAGAAAAAGGACCCAATGAAAAGAGTATTCCGAAAGTTTTAGTAACTGGTCAAGCAAATGACCCTGATCTAAACACGGAAGCTGAAACCGTAGATGATAAACCCCTGACACAAATTTACTCTGAAACAGACATTCAAGTTAAAAAGAGTAATTTAAAAACCGCGATACCAGTGCAAAAACTAAACGGGGCTAAACCTCTTAATGGATACCAAgtgattaataaaaacaattttaattcacGCAAAAGTATTGCTGTACTACCCAAATTTGATAATAAACCGAAAACATTTAACAGAAGAAAAACTATGCTTCCTGAGCCAAGGGAGAAAAGTTCTAACACGAATTCAACAAATTCTAAAGAGTCTGTGTTTGATAGACTTTACAAACCGAAAATCGTACACAAGCAACCTATTGATAATGTTACAAAACTAAAAACTGATCCGAATTACCTTAAAAAGGTAATAAAAGATTCCCAATTGATAACTAATAGAAGACAGACTTTTTTCGAACAAAAAGCTGAAGTGAGACGTTCAATATCCGCTATACATTTTAAAAGAGTTCACAAAAGTGAAATAAGCAACTGCATCCATAAATGGGCGTCGATCGGAGACAACATTAACAAAGAGGACTTGCAAAACGTAAATGAAGACGAAAGTTTGAAAGAAGAGAAAGTTATTTCCGCTGTTAAAAGCGAGAGGAAGAGAGTCAAGTTCCGTACACCTCTACCGTATAACTTTAACACTCCGAGGCCAGAAGAGCTGCGGTCAAAATTGCAGAATTGGTGTAAAAAGAAGGGAAAATCCATAGATTCGTATCACCATTTGCAATGTTTTGGACTTCACCATCTATCAAACGGTGTTAAGCCATTGGATGTACTGCAGTTTGATGATGCAGAtgacaataaagaaaatatagcGTTAGAACATGACAGTGATAATGAgtcatttttagaaaacaacaaTCAAAATG GTAATCTGGACGGTGAGGATAAAAGCCAGTTCTCCGCGGACAAATGGCGTAGAGCTAGTAACACTACTGACACTAGTGACTTTAATGAGAGCTACATATCCACGTTGACCTCGAGCGAGGCGGTGCACCATGTCGACGAATTGCTGCTGGGTGCATTAAATGATTTGACGGAGCTATTGCGCGAG GGTTTTGACTGGGAGCAATGCGCGCGGTGGCTTCGCGCGGTCCGCGAGCGGTTCCCCGGCGCGCCCGACTCGGCGCCCTACTGGGAGTGTCGCGCGGCGCTCGAGGAGAGGCGCGGCGACCTCCACGCCACCGTGCAGTGTCTGGAGGAGGCCATCGCTAAGGGCACCGAA CAATCGGTGGTGGAAGCAAACCTGGACAGTCTGCTTAATAAGTTCATGCAACTGAAAATAAGCCCCAGCAGTGGGCGCAGCAGGGTGGAGGTGGATCCCAAACTCGTCGACGTCAAGAACGTGTTCAAGAGCACCATCATACGCTTTGCTGTACAGCAGGCTAAGTT ACGTCAATCAAACGGCACTCCAAAGTATACAGTGACGCCGGTGCGTCGAAGCCACCGTCTTAGTCGGACGCACACCCCTGTTCGCATATGCAGCACGATACACCAGGCGAAGGAGCTCGGTGCTGAGTTCAGACCCAACAAAGCACTTATTGACAGCCCATAG